A stretch of the bacterium genome encodes the following:
- the hypE gene encoding hydrogenase expression/formation protein HypE, which translates to MSDNIILLSHGAGGKKSSELTEKVFLKHFTDPALLELNDMAVLELPPGRLSISTDTYVIDPIFFPGGDIGSLAVHGTVNDVAMSGARPIALSAGFVLEEGLSIADLERIAASMARAAGQAGVRIVTADTKVVPRGAADKLFINTTGIGVIPGNLEIGGGQASEGDRVLISGTIGDHGIAVASSREGIDLTTPVVSDSAPLNGMIGELVASLGSDIHVLRDPTRGGLATVLSEIASHSSVGIAIQESAIPVRDTVRGACELLGYDPLYLANEGKLVVVAAEKAHEEALRIMQNHPYGSDAVLIGTVTGERPGKVVLNTLMGGTRLVDKLSGEMLPRIC; encoded by the coding sequence TTGTCTGATAATATAATTCTCCTGTCCCACGGAGCCGGCGGGAAGAAGAGTTCCGAACTGACCGAAAAGGTCTTCCTGAAGCACTTCACAGACCCCGCCCTTTTGGAGCTCAACGATATGGCCGTTCTCGAGCTGCCCCCGGGGCGCCTTTCCATAAGCACCGACACCTACGTCATCGATCCCATCTTCTTTCCGGGAGGGGATATCGGGAGCCTGGCCGTCCACGGCACCGTTAACGACGTGGCCATGTCCGGTGCACGGCCCATTGCCCTTTCGGCCGGTTTTGTCCTGGAAGAGGGGTTGTCCATCGCCGATCTGGAGCGTATCGCCGCCTCCATGGCCAGGGCCGCCGGCCAAGCCGGCGTGCGCATCGTCACCGCCGACACGAAGGTGGTCCCCAGGGGCGCTGCCGACAAGCTCTTTATCAACACCACAGGGATCGGGGTCATCCCGGGTAACCTGGAAATAGGCGGGGGCCAGGCCTCCGAGGGGGACCGCGTCCTCATCTCCGGAACCATCGGCGACCACGGCATTGCCGTGGCCTCCTCCCGGGAGGGGATCGACCTGACGACCCCCGTGGTGAGCGACAGCGCGCCGTTAAACGGTATGATCGGGGAACTCGTCGCCTCCCTCGGGTCTGATATCCACGTCCTTCGGGACCCTACCCGGGGAGGCCTTGCCACGGTCCTTTCGGAGATCGCCTCCCACTCCTCGGTGGGGATCGCGATCCAGGAGTCGGCTATTCCCGTCAGGGACACCGTGAGGGGCGCCTGCGAACTTCTGGGCTACGACCCCCTTTACCTTGCCAACGAGGGCAAACTCGTCGTCGTGGCGGCCGAGAAGGCCCACGAGGAGGCCCTGAGGATCATGCAGAACCACCCATACGGCTCTGACGCGGTCCTCATCGGCACCGTCACCGGGGAAAGGCCCGGAAAGGTGGTTTTGAATACCCTCATGGGGGGAACGAGGCTGGTGGATAAGCTGTCAGGTGAAATGCTGCCGCGCATCTGTTGA
- the hypD gene encoding hydrogenase formation protein HypD encodes MKYLDEYRDPRVAKALLEKIHGSAGRIDREIRIMEICGSHTVSIFRAGIKSLLPENVRLVSGPGCPVCVTAMSDMDRMIALASPPDGTDTLVATFGDMIRVPGTKTSLEAEMASGADVRIATSPLDAVMWARKHFEKSVVFLGVGFETTSPTIAATVLKARKSGLKNLFVYPAFKLLPPALVALLETPDIAIDGFLCPGHVSVMLGADAYRPVAARYEKPCVIAGFEPIDILLGISNICDQLAENKHEVANAYGRAVSNGGNVKAMGILDQVFEPVDAPWRGLGTIPASGLGFREEFAAYDAIRRFGLDSVEAGSEPKGCACGEVLRGLMDPPRCPLFGKACTPDSPVGSCMVSSEGSCAAWYKYSS; translated from the coding sequence ATGAAATATCTTGACGAATACCGCGATCCCAGGGTCGCGAAGGCGCTGCTCGAGAAGATCCACGGCTCCGCCGGGAGGATCGACCGCGAGATCAGGATCATGGAGATCTGCGGCAGCCACACGGTCTCCATCTTCCGCGCCGGGATAAAATCGCTTCTCCCCGAGAACGTCAGGCTCGTTTCAGGTCCCGGGTGCCCCGTTTGCGTCACCGCCATGTCCGACATGGACCGGATGATCGCCCTCGCTTCTCCGCCGGACGGGACAGACACCCTGGTGGCCACCTTCGGGGACATGATCCGCGTGCCCGGAACAAAAACCAGTCTTGAGGCCGAAATGGCCTCCGGGGCCGACGTCCGCATTGCCACCTCCCCGCTGGACGCCGTCATGTGGGCCCGGAAACACTTCGAAAAGTCTGTTGTTTTCCTGGGTGTGGGTTTTGAAACCACCTCGCCAACCATTGCCGCCACTGTCCTGAAAGCAAGGAAGTCGGGACTGAAGAACCTGTTCGTATACCCTGCCTTCAAGCTCCTCCCCCCGGCCCTGGTCGCGCTCCTGGAAACACCGGACATCGCCATAGACGGGTTCCTGTGCCCGGGCCACGTCAGCGTCATGCTGGGGGCGGATGCCTACCGCCCGGTTGCGGCCAGATATGAAAAACCCTGCGTCATCGCGGGGTTTGAACCGATTGATATTTTACTTGGTATATCAAACATTTGCGATCAACTTGCTGAGAACAAACATGAAGTAGCAAACGCATACGGAAGGGCCGTTTCCAATGGGGGCAACGTAAAGGCCATGGGGATCCTTGACCAGGTTTTCGAGCCCGTGGACGCTCCCTGGAGAGGCCTCGGCACCATACCCGCGTCAGGACTCGGTTTTCGTGAAGAGTTCGCTGCCTATGACGCAATCAGAAGGTTCGGGCTCGACTCTGTGGAAGCGGGATCAGAGCCCAAAGGGTGCGCCTGCGGCGAGGTGCTGCGCGGCCTCATGGACCCACCCCGGTGTCCCCTGTTCGGCAAGGCCTGCACCCCCGATTCGCCCGTGGGCTCGTGCATGGTGTCAAGCGAGGGAAGCTGTGCCGCCTGGTACAAATATTCCAGCTGA
- a CDS encoding HypC/HybG/HupF family hydrogenase formation chaperone: MCIAVPGKVTVIDEELNVATVEVGGTTKHASADLVPDIQVGDYVLVHAGFIINKLDEDDALETLKLFEEYMGVNLTEDRGK, from the coding sequence ATGTGCATCGCGGTACCGGGCAAGGTAACGGTCATCGACGAAGAGCTCAATGTAGCTACCGTGGAGGTGGGCGGCACCACAAAGCACGCCAGCGCCGACCTCGTGCCGGATATCCAGGTGGGGGATTATGTTCTCGTCCACGCCGGGTTTATCATCAACAAACTGGACGAGGACGACGCACTGGAGACCCTCAAGCTGTTCGAAGAGTACATGGGTGTGAACCTCACGGAGGATAGAGGAAAGTGA
- the hypF gene encoding carbamoyltransferase HypF, giving the protein MAERYRITVEGIVQGVGFRPFVYRLATECSLYGWVSNTSDGVVIQIEGGKDDLETFLSRLENDPPPLARITSIKSEKEKPIGYEDFTIRHSLAGADPRVLVSPDTATCPDCVRELLTPADRRYRYPFINCTNCGPRYTIIKKVPYDRPNTSMASFTMCSSCQREYDDPADRRFHAQPNACADCGPSLALVHNNGTSARLDSLAESLELLKKGKIVAIKGLGGFHLAVDALSSYAVERLREKKGREEKPLALMVRDLAAAEKLCRLDDHARKILTSTESPIALLRRRQSPEAAISPAVAPKSRYFGLMLPYTPMHHLLMEEFEFLVMTSANITEEPLCSDNQEAMGRLHGIADAWLTHDRDILLRCDDSIVRLDPVNPDSGPVVLRRARGFVPSPVFLPFETDPVLALGPELKGTVCLTRGNRAFIGQHLGDLKNLETLDFLLEVVSHLMDILQVTPAAVARDLHPDFMTTSLAEFPMGVPWPEDLPVVAVQHHHAHILSCQAEAGKTGPVLGLSLDGTGYGTDGTVWGGEILRVDGHRMERKGYLKPVWMPGGEKAIDQPWRMAVSWMVETMGETEAIQAAAEFFPSVPGNELETIVSMCSRRSHGIATSSAGRLFDAFSALTGTCIRSRYEGQAAIELEMLTDEGVTDILPYSMDEDGNGALVIDPGPAFCAAVEILRQGGSAASVGGCFHGTLAASMADAVAAVMKGEEGLEPVIPLGGGVFQNEIFCVRLAAEFEKRSLKPLFHRQVPTNDGGISLGQAVCAMHARREGEI; this is encoded by the coding sequence CGCCTGGCCACGGAGTGCTCCCTTTACGGCTGGGTCAGCAACACCTCCGACGGTGTCGTCATTCAGATCGAGGGCGGGAAAGATGATCTGGAAACCTTTCTTTCCCGCCTTGAAAATGACCCTCCTCCGCTTGCCCGGATAACCTCCATAAAGTCTGAAAAAGAAAAACCGATCGGTTACGAGGATTTCACCATCCGACACAGCCTCGCGGGCGCTGATCCAAGAGTCCTCGTATCCCCCGACACGGCAACGTGCCCCGACTGCGTCAGGGAACTGCTGACCCCGGCTGACCGCCGATACAGATACCCCTTTATCAACTGCACCAACTGCGGACCGCGTTATACCATCATTAAAAAGGTGCCCTACGACAGGCCAAATACCTCCATGGCTAGCTTCACCATGTGCTCGTCCTGCCAGAGGGAGTATGATGACCCGGCCGACAGGAGGTTCCACGCCCAGCCCAACGCCTGCGCGGACTGTGGTCCTTCCCTTGCGCTTGTCCACAACAACGGGACAAGCGCAAGGCTGGATTCCCTTGCGGAATCTCTTGAACTGCTCAAGAAGGGGAAGATCGTGGCCATTAAAGGTCTCGGTGGTTTTCACCTGGCGGTGGACGCCCTTTCTTCTTACGCAGTCGAAAGGCTGAGGGAGAAGAAAGGGCGTGAGGAAAAACCGCTTGCCCTCATGGTCCGTGACCTGGCCGCAGCAGAAAAGCTGTGCCGTCTCGATGACCACGCCAGGAAGATCCTCACCAGCACGGAGAGCCCCATAGCTCTCCTCAGGCGGCGTCAGAGCCCTGAAGCGGCGATCTCCCCTGCCGTGGCCCCCAAAAGCCGGTATTTCGGCCTCATGCTGCCCTACACGCCCATGCACCACCTCCTCATGGAGGAATTTGAGTTTCTCGTGATGACCAGCGCCAACATCACGGAAGAGCCGCTCTGCTCGGACAATCAGGAGGCTATGGGGAGACTGCACGGCATTGCGGACGCCTGGCTGACCCACGACAGGGATATTCTCCTTCGCTGCGACGATTCCATCGTCCGGCTCGACCCGGTCAACCCCGATTCAGGACCGGTGGTCCTCAGGCGGGCCAGGGGTTTCGTCCCTTCACCCGTGTTCCTGCCCTTCGAGACCGATCCTGTCCTCGCCCTCGGTCCCGAACTGAAGGGGACAGTGTGCCTCACGCGCGGCAACAGGGCCTTCATCGGCCAGCACCTGGGTGATCTCAAGAACCTCGAAACTCTGGATTTCCTCCTGGAGGTCGTCTCCCATCTCATGGACATCCTCCAGGTCACCCCTGCGGCGGTCGCAAGGGACCTGCACCCCGACTTCATGACCACATCCCTTGCCGAATTTCCCATGGGAGTCCCATGGCCGGAGGATCTTCCCGTCGTCGCCGTGCAGCACCATCACGCCCATATTCTCAGCTGCCAGGCCGAAGCAGGCAAAACAGGGCCTGTCCTGGGCCTGTCCCTCGACGGCACCGGTTACGGTACCGACGGTACGGTTTGGGGAGGTGAGATCCTGCGTGTCGATGGGCACAGAATGGAACGGAAAGGATACCTGAAACCGGTGTGGATGCCGGGGGGCGAAAAAGCGATCGACCAGCCGTGGCGCATGGCCGTTTCCTGGATGGTCGAGACCATGGGGGAAACCGAAGCCATTCAAGCGGCCGCCGAATTTTTCCCATCGGTGCCGGGAAATGAGCTGGAGACTATCGTCTCCATGTGTTCCAGACGCAGTCACGGGATCGCAACCTCCAGCGCCGGCAGGCTTTTCGATGCTTTTTCGGCCCTGACCGGAACCTGCATCCGGTCCAGGTACGAGGGTCAGGCCGCCATCGAACTGGAGATGTTGACGGACGAGGGGGTTACCGATATTCTTCCGTACTCCATGGATGAGGATGGCAACGGTGCCCTGGTTATCGATCCCGGCCCGGCTTTTTGCGCAGCGGTGGAGATCCTTCGTCAGGGTGGCTCTGCAGCTTCGGTCGGCGGCTGTTTTCACGGTACCCTTGCCGCCTCCATGGCCGATGCAGTGGCCGCCGTCATGAAGGGGGAGGAGGGCCTCGAGCCGGTCATCCCTCTTGGAGGCGGCGTTTTTCAGAACGAGATCTTCTGCGTCCGCCTGGCAGCGGAGTTTGAAAAACGATCCCTTAAACCTCTTTTCCACCGCCAGGTCCCTACAAACGATGGCGGCATTTCCCTGGGGCAGGCTGTTTGCGCCATGCACGCCCGCAGGGAAGGGGAGATCTGA